One window from the genome of Acuticoccus sp. I52.16.1 encodes:
- a CDS encoding peroxiredoxin-like family protein, protein MTGGAPLTPFSQRLKGNVARLDAAYRASMEDATAHLRRSGMAGGAKTTGDRAPDFALPHGRGAPFVLSDALAAGPVVLSFLRGEWCSFCRIEMDALVDARSRIAARGARLVMISPQAPSAAFAARTCGLAGLTVLTDRLNGVALQYGLVFRMPDMLRHALLDLDVDLGHIYGTDAWLVPIPATYLLAPDGTIALAHIDPDTCVRLDPEEIVARI, encoded by the coding sequence ATGACGGGAGGAGCACCCCTCACCCCGTTTTCGCAGCGGCTGAAAGGCAACGTCGCCCGGCTCGACGCCGCCTATCGGGCGAGCATGGAGGACGCCACCGCCCACCTTCGCCGCAGCGGCATGGCGGGCGGGGCGAAGACCACCGGCGACCGGGCACCCGACTTCGCCTTGCCGCACGGCCGGGGGGCGCCGTTCGTCCTGTCGGACGCGCTGGCGGCGGGGCCGGTCGTCCTCTCGTTCTTGCGCGGCGAGTGGTGCTCCTTCTGCCGGATCGAGATGGACGCCCTGGTCGACGCACGATCGCGCATCGCCGCGCGCGGGGCACGACTGGTGATGATCTCGCCGCAGGCGCCGAGCGCAGCGTTCGCGGCGCGGACCTGCGGCCTTGCCGGGCTGACGGTGCTGACCGACCGGCTGAACGGCGTGGCACTGCAGTATGGCCTCGTCTTCCGAATGCCCGACATGCTGCGCCACGCCCTGCTCGACCTCGATGTCGACCTCGGCCACATCTACGGCACGGATGCCTGGCTCGTGCCGATCCCGGCGACCTACCTCCTCGCGCCGGACGGGACGATCGCACTCGCCCACATCGATCCGGACACCTGCGTTCGCCTCGATCCGGAGGAGATCGTCGCCCGGATTTGA
- a CDS encoding LysR family transcriptional regulator: MEMYQVRYFLAAAEQLNFTRAAERLHVAQPSLTRAIQKLEDELGGPLFRRERANTHLTELGRMMLPHLAASLAAAEAAKTQARSFSRREAGQLTLGASSAVCAQSVAPLLCATAREIAGLGFDVVIAPSADLEERLMGGELDAAFLTPLAGDAPGHERLDRHDVIDDPLVVAFAPEHRFMRAREVTLEDLDGEALVVRRGCGHEDAIAAAMEARAVVRAVRHRSDDERWMGEMVRAGLGVVLWPEAAAAAWGLPFRPLADLPVTFRVALTTVAGRRRSPALAALLRQAGMTASGDLAWPVPAA, translated from the coding sequence ATGGAAATGTATCAGGTCCGCTATTTCCTGGCGGCGGCGGAACAGCTCAACTTCACCCGCGCCGCCGAGCGTCTCCATGTGGCGCAGCCGTCGCTGACGCGCGCGATCCAGAAGCTGGAGGACGAACTCGGCGGACCGCTCTTCCGCCGCGAGCGCGCGAACACGCACCTCACGGAATTGGGGCGCATGATGCTGCCGCACCTCGCCGCCTCGCTGGCGGCGGCGGAGGCGGCGAAGACGCAGGCTCGCAGCTTCTCGCGGCGCGAGGCGGGGCAGTTGACGCTCGGCGCCTCCTCGGCGGTGTGCGCGCAAAGTGTCGCCCCGCTGCTGTGTGCGACCGCGCGCGAGATCGCCGGCCTCGGGTTCGACGTCGTCATCGCCCCTTCGGCCGACCTCGAAGAGCGGCTGATGGGCGGAGAACTCGACGCCGCCTTCCTCACGCCGCTCGCCGGGGACGCGCCCGGTCACGAGCGCTTAGACCGGCACGACGTGATCGACGATCCGCTCGTCGTCGCCTTCGCGCCGGAGCACCGCTTCATGCGGGCGCGCGAGGTGACGCTGGAGGATCTGGACGGCGAGGCACTCGTGGTCCGCCGCGGCTGCGGCCACGAGGACGCCATCGCGGCGGCGATGGAGGCGCGCGCGGTCGTCCGCGCCGTGCGCCACCGCAGCGACGACGAGCGCTGGATGGGCGAGATGGTGCGCGCGGGCCTCGGCGTCGTCCTCTGGCCGGAGGCGGCGGCCGCCGCGTGGGGGCTGCCGTTTCGGCCGCTGGCGGACCTTCCCGTCACCTTTCGCGTCGCGCTGACCACGGTCGCCGGCCGGCGCCGCTCGCCCGCACTCGCTGCGTTGTTGCGCCAAGCCGGCATGACGGCTTCGGGCGACCTCGCCTGGCCGGTGCCGGCCGCATGA
- a CDS encoding tetratricopeptide repeat protein, protein MPVDRYGTAHAATDPSALRAFEAATHAVLAHRPNAGAALEQAIARDPGLVAAHALRGFSCLVLARDELAPAARLALQAAREAKDAKGDAVPAEAALVDALALAVDGRFRAAADRLDAYVATDPHALLHVKLAQSLRFMVGDIAGMLAGTGLVLPAWEAERPGFGYVLGCHAFGLEEAGELAAAEWVGRRAVAWAPDDAWGLHAVGHVYEMRGAIADGIGWIEAARPVWTGCNNFAFHMAWHLALFHLEAGDHARVLDLYDTEVRPLPTDDFRDMANAVSLLWRLELDGIAVGDRWEALAEIARKRRRDATLAFAALHNLIALVAAGDVASARELAAAMAAQATDETDQGDVMNAVGVDLAGVILSFGFGPRGPAALGVLATRLQDLGGSHAQRDVFVRTLAKAAAERGDRVALDRVLAARRRLKCDDRFVTTLDARLDARLDGRPGLRIHA, encoded by the coding sequence ATGCCCGTCGACCGCTACGGCACCGCCCACGCCGCGACGGACCCGAGTGCGCTGCGGGCCTTCGAGGCCGCCACCCACGCCGTCCTCGCCCATCGCCCGAACGCCGGCGCCGCCCTCGAGCAGGCGATCGCGCGCGACCCCGGCCTCGTCGCGGCGCACGCCTTGCGGGGGTTCTCGTGCCTCGTCCTCGCCCGCGACGAGTTGGCGCCCGCCGCACGGCTCGCTTTGCAGGCGGCGCGCGAAGCGAAAGACGCCAAGGGCGATGCGGTGCCGGCCGAGGCGGCGCTCGTCGATGCGCTGGCATTGGCCGTGGACGGCCGGTTCCGCGCCGCCGCCGATCGCCTGGACGCCTACGTCGCGACCGATCCGCATGCGCTGCTCCACGTCAAACTCGCGCAGTCGCTGCGCTTCATGGTGGGCGACATCGCCGGCATGCTGGCGGGAACCGGCCTCGTTCTACCGGCTTGGGAGGCGGAGCGGCCGGGCTTCGGCTATGTCCTCGGATGCCACGCCTTCGGCCTGGAGGAGGCCGGCGAACTCGCCGCCGCGGAATGGGTCGGCCGCCGCGCCGTCGCCTGGGCGCCGGACGACGCATGGGGCCTCCACGCCGTCGGCCATGTCTACGAGATGCGCGGCGCTATCGCCGACGGGATCGGCTGGATCGAGGCGGCCCGACCGGTCTGGACCGGGTGCAACAACTTCGCCTTCCACATGGCCTGGCATCTCGCCCTGTTCCACCTGGAGGCCGGCGACCACGCGCGGGTGCTGGACCTCTACGACACCGAGGTGCGCCCGCTTCCCACCGATGATTTCCGCGATATGGCGAACGCGGTGTCGCTGCTGTGGCGCCTCGAACTGGACGGCATCGCCGTCGGCGATCGCTGGGAGGCGCTGGCGGAGATCGCACGCAAGCGCCGCCGCGACGCGACACTCGCCTTCGCGGCGCTCCATAATCTCATCGCCCTCGTCGCGGCCGGCGACGTCGCCAGTGCCCGCGAACTCGCCGCCGCGATGGCCGCGCAGGCCACGGACGAGACGGACCAGGGCGACGTGATGAACGCGGTGGGGGTCGACCTGGCGGGCGTGATCCTGTCGTTCGGCTTCGGCCCGCGCGGGCCGGCGGCGCTCGGCGTCCTCGCGACCCGGCTGCAGGACCTCGGCGGGAGCCACGCGCAACGCGACGTATTCGTGCGGACCCTCGCCAAGGCCGCGGCCGAGCGCGGTGACCGGGTGGCGCTCGACAGGGTGCTCGCGGCGCGGCGCCGCCTGAAGTGCGACGACCGGTTCGTCACGACACTCGACGCTCGCCTCGATGCTCGCCTCGACGGGCGCCCCGGCCTGCGCATCCACGCATGA
- a CDS encoding DUF1109 domain-containing protein, which yields MVQSLARDVPRVGRRAVERRILAGAAVGAAVSALLAVAVLGLRDDLGTAARGAALWTKVAYTLSLALAAVAMSMRLARPGRAPGRVAWVTAVPVLLLGALGAVELTRTPPADRMALWLGESWASCPWLVLALAVPVFAGLLRAYRRLAPTRLRAAGAAAGLTAGALAATVYCLHCPEASALFVLTWYSLGIVLAALAGALLGPLLLRW from the coding sequence TTGGTCCAATCGCTCGCCCGGGACGTTCCGCGCGTCGGCCGCCGCGCGGTGGAGCGGCGGATCCTGGCCGGCGCGGCGGTGGGGGCGGCCGTTTCTGCCCTCCTGGCGGTCGCGGTGCTGGGCTTGCGCGACGACCTCGGCACGGCCGCCCGCGGCGCGGCGTTGTGGACCAAGGTGGCGTACACCCTGTCGCTGGCGCTCGCCGCCGTCGCGATGTCGATGCGGCTCGCCAGGCCGGGGCGCGCGCCCGGGCGCGTCGCCTGGGTGACGGCGGTGCCGGTGCTGCTCCTCGGCGCCCTCGGCGCCGTCGAGCTGACGCGGACACCTCCCGCCGATCGGATGGCGCTATGGCTGGGCGAGAGCTGGGCGAGCTGTCCGTGGCTCGTGCTCGCCCTCGCCGTGCCGGTCTTCGCCGGTCTGCTCCGGGCCTATCGCCGATTGGCGCCGACGCGGTTGCGGGCGGCCGGCGCCGCGGCCGGGCTCACGGCGGGCGCGCTCGCCGCCACGGTCTACTGCCTGCACTGCCCCGAGGCGTCGGCGCTCTTCGTTCTGACCTGGTACTCGCTCGGTATCGTGCTCGCGGCGCTCGCCGGCGCTCTCCTCGGCCCCCTGCTTCTGCGTTGGTGA
- a CDS encoding sigma-70 family RNA polymerase sigma factor: MQSTERALRGLMIDGLNGDASAHAALLRLLVPILRSFYRHRMRGDENDIEDLVQETLIAVHTRRATWDRARPFTAWMFAIARYKMADHFRRTRRLQPIDGLEETLAAADTEASVVAQLDVERLLAELPPKQARMIRATRIEGLSVSEAAEAGGIGESDVKVSVHRGLKALMVRVRGEQ; this comes from the coding sequence ATGCAGTCGACCGAGAGGGCGTTGCGGGGCCTGATGATCGACGGGCTGAACGGCGATGCGTCGGCTCACGCGGCCTTGTTGCGCCTGCTCGTTCCGATTTTGCGCAGCTTCTACCGGCACCGCATGCGGGGTGACGAAAACGATATCGAGGATCTCGTGCAGGAAACGCTGATCGCCGTCCATACGCGCCGCGCCACCTGGGACCGCGCGCGCCCCTTCACCGCCTGGATGTTCGCGATCGCGCGCTACAAGATGGCCGATCATTTCCGCCGCACCCGCCGGCTTCAGCCGATCGACGGACTCGAGGAGACGCTGGCCGCGGCCGATACCGAGGCGAGCGTCGTCGCGCAGCTCGACGTCGAGCGCCTCCTCGCCGAGCTTCCGCCCAAACAGGCCCGGATGATCCGCGCCACCCGGATCGAGGGGCTGAGCGTCTCCGAGGCGGCGGAGGCGGGGGGCATCGGCGAGTCCGATGTCAAAGTTTCGGTGCATCGCGGCTTGAAGGCGCTGATGGTGCGGGTTCGGGGCGAACAGTGA
- a CDS encoding TRAP transporter substrate-binding protein has product MKRVIAAIAFAVTALPLGAAQAQDAVELHGASQFGDEHAFTKALVKFEELVDACYDGDVTFVLHKNSELGLEKDYFNFMSQGVSVDYAIVSPSHMSTYSKKAPLMDMPFLFRDTDHWNKVLEQGGLDPIAQDVSERADVELIGYAGGGTRNLIVNRPVRTMEDLKGLPMRVMGAPIQTRIFDAVNAAPSVIAYDEVYNAIQTGVIDAAENEAAGIEQMKFYEVGPHISKTQHAITVRPIGFAGKTMRRLPEALQACIREAGAEAGKYGRDIESTQDSQKLEAMEDQGLLTTYEFEEREKLLELAEPVKRAYAEELGATDTLDRINAIQ; this is encoded by the coding sequence ATGAAACGTGTCATCGCAGCTATTGCGTTCGCCGTCACCGCGCTGCCGCTCGGCGCCGCGCAAGCCCAGGACGCGGTCGAATTGCACGGAGCCTCGCAGTTCGGGGACGAGCACGCCTTCACCAAGGCGCTCGTCAAGTTCGAGGAGCTGGTGGATGCCTGCTACGACGGTGACGTCACCTTCGTCCTGCACAAAAACTCCGAACTCGGCCTGGAGAAGGACTATTTCAACTTCATGTCGCAGGGCGTCTCGGTCGACTACGCGATCGTCTCGCCGAGCCACATGTCGACCTATTCCAAGAAGGCGCCGCTGATGGACATGCCCTTCCTGTTCCGCGACACCGACCACTGGAACAAGGTACTCGAACAAGGCGGCCTCGACCCCATCGCGCAGGACGTGTCGGAGCGTGCGGACGTGGAGCTGATCGGCTATGCCGGCGGCGGCACGCGCAACCTTATCGTCAACCGCCCGGTCCGCACCATGGAAGACCTGAAGGGCCTGCCGATGCGCGTCATGGGCGCGCCGATCCAGACGCGCATCTTCGACGCCGTCAACGCCGCTCCCTCCGTCATCGCCTATGACGAGGTCTACAACGCGATCCAGACCGGCGTGATCGACGCGGCCGAGAACGAGGCCGCCGGCATCGAGCAGATGAAATTCTACGAGGTCGGGCCGCACATCTCCAAGACGCAGCACGCCATCACCGTGCGGCCGATCGGGTTCGCCGGGAAGACCATGCGCCGCCTGCCCGAAGCGTTGCAGGCCTGCATCCGCGAGGCCGGTGCCGAGGCCGGCAAGTACGGCCGCGACATCGAGTCCACCCAGGATTCGCAGAAGCTCGAGGCGATGGAGGACCAGGGCCTCCTCACCACCTACGAGTTCGAGGAGCGTGAGAAGCTGCTGGAGCTCGCCGAGCCGGTGAAGCGGGCCTACGCCGAGGAACTCGGCGCGACCGACACCCTCGATCGGATCAACGCGATCCAATAA
- a CDS encoding TRAP transporter small permease, translating into MIRILDIIYWALRVAITLLIAALIVPVTMQVLSRYTGLVPRFIWTEELARFCFVWMIMVGSMIAVRDDTHFDVDLLPVPETARALGLAKLVRHLAMAGLAVAFLWYGRPFVNQGLMQTSEIAELPMVTIYVAWPLAGAVWLVFLIEKIARDIHYVRLGSVPLPPYDPIRRSGDLEAVEHVDVPR; encoded by the coding sequence ATGATCCGCATACTCGACATCATCTACTGGGCGCTCAGGGTCGCGATCACGCTCCTGATCGCCGCCCTCATCGTGCCGGTCACGATGCAGGTCCTGTCGCGCTACACGGGCCTCGTTCCGCGCTTCATCTGGACCGAGGAGCTTGCTCGGTTCTGCTTCGTCTGGATGATCATGGTCGGCTCCATGATCGCCGTCCGCGATGACACCCACTTCGACGTCGACCTCCTGCCCGTCCCCGAGACGGCGCGCGCCTTGGGCCTCGCCAAGCTCGTGCGGCACCTCGCCATGGCCGGGCTGGCGGTGGCGTTCCTCTGGTACGGCCGCCCCTTCGTCAATCAGGGCTTGATGCAGACGTCGGAGATCGCCGAGCTGCCGATGGTGACGATCTACGTCGCCTGGCCGCTCGCCGGCGCCGTATGGCTGGTGTTCCTGATCGAGAAGATCGCCCGCGACATCCACTATGTCCGGCTGGGATCCGTGCCGCTGCCCCCCTACGATCCGATCCGGCGCTCGGGCGATCTCGAGGCCGTGGAGCATGTCGATGTCCCCCGCTGA
- a CDS encoding TRAP transporter large permease → MSPAEVALILFGTFIALVILRVPVAFSLGLACVPVFFISDRLTPSLLFDQMFRSYNSFVLLAVPFFLLAANLMNSAGITQRLVNLSRVAVGHLPGGLGHINVLVSMLFAGISGSSTADAAGIGSLLIPQMKKEGYDSSFAVAVTACSSVMGVVIPPSILMVVWGGLMSVSIGGLFLAGILPGLLIAASMMGIVYIYAVRRGYPVYKRASGREFLQALLGALLPLATPAIIIGGIVGGFFTPTEASVIAVIYSLILGMVVYRTITPRRLPVVLYDSARFAAISLFCIGTASAFGWILAYFKIPQALVNEMATWGAGLTETGILIALAFLIVGMFIDAIPAIIILGTVLYPVAQDVGMHPIHFAIIGVVSLAFGLVTPPYGLCLLIASAIGEIRMVQALRDVAIILSAMIAVLLFIILFPDAILALPRWLMPRFVG, encoded by the coding sequence ATGTCCCCCGCTGAGGTCGCCCTTATCCTGTTCGGCACGTTCATCGCGCTGGTCATCCTGCGCGTGCCGGTCGCCTTCTCGCTCGGGCTGGCGTGCGTTCCCGTCTTCTTCATCTCCGACCGGCTGACGCCGAGCCTGCTGTTCGACCAGATGTTCCGGTCCTACAACTCGTTCGTCCTGCTGGCGGTGCCGTTCTTCCTGCTGGCGGCCAACCTGATGAATTCGGCCGGCATCACGCAGCGGCTCGTCAACCTGTCGCGCGTGGCGGTGGGGCACCTGCCGGGCGGCCTCGGCCACATCAACGTGCTGGTGTCGATGCTGTTCGCGGGCATCTCCGGCTCGTCGACGGCGGACGCCGCCGGCATCGGCTCCCTGCTGATCCCGCAAATGAAGAAGGAAGGCTACGACTCCAGCTTCGCCGTCGCCGTCACCGCATGCTCGTCGGTGATGGGGGTGGTGATCCCGCCGTCGATCCTCATGGTGGTGTGGGGCGGGCTGATGTCGGTCTCGATCGGCGGGCTGTTCCTCGCCGGCATCCTGCCGGGGCTCCTCATCGCCGCTTCCATGATGGGGATCGTCTACATCTACGCCGTGCGGCGCGGCTACCCGGTCTACAAGCGGGCGAGCGGGCGGGAGTTCCTGCAGGCGCTGCTGGGGGCGCTGCTCCCGTTGGCGACGCCGGCAATCATCATCGGCGGCATCGTCGGCGGGTTCTTCACGCCCACCGAGGCCTCGGTCATCGCGGTGATCTACTCGCTGATCCTCGGCATGGTCGTCTACCGCACGATCACGCCGCGCCGGTTGCCGGTGGTGCTCTACGATTCGGCGCGCTTCGCGGCGATCTCGCTGTTCTGCATCGGCACCGCGTCGGCCTTCGGCTGGATCCTCGCCTACTTCAAGATCCCCCAGGCGCTGGTCAACGAAATGGCCACCTGGGGCGCGGGGCTGACCGAGACCGGCATCCTCATCGCCCTCGCCTTCCTGATCGTGGGCATGTTCATCGACGCGATCCCGGCGATCATCATCCTCGGCACCGTCCTCTACCCGGTGGCGCAGGACGTCGGCATGCATCCGATCCATTTCGCGATCATCGGCGTCGTGTCGCTCGCCTTCGGCCTGGTGACACCGCCCTACGGTCTATGCCTCCTGATCGCCAGCGCCATCGGCGAGATCCGCATGGTCCAGGCGCTGCGCGATGTCGCGATCATCCTGTCGGCGATGATCGCGGTGTTGCTCTTCATCATCCTGTTCCCGGATGCGATCCTGGCTCTGCCCCGCTGGCTGATGCCGCGCTTCGTCGGCTAG
- a CDS encoding calcium:proton antiporter: MPKQDHQPGRTGPLAFLAEWPTVLIWGVFALLTALGGALKPDLIGEAGSLVVLGLIFVVMLMAVFRVVHHAECLAVIFGEPLGTLILTLSVIGIEVALITAVMLTGENTPTLARDTMFSVLMIVLNGLVGLSLLLGGLRHGLQVFNLSGANAYLVVLLPVAITSLVLPRFTPSAPGGGLSNLQTVFQIVVSIALYGIFLLYQTVQNPNVFQQPAHDDDNAPEPMHHVRPKSTGVHVLGLLLTLVPLVLMSKKLAVYVDFGIAQIGAPVALGGFIVAIMILTPEGLAALDAARHNQQQRAVNICLGSALATIGLTVPAVLTAAWIVDLPIELGLSSSGVVILALSLAISIVTFVGTRTNALQGVVHLAVFLAYVILIFDGDF; the protein is encoded by the coding sequence TTGCCCAAGCAGGACCATCAGCCGGGGCGGACCGGTCCGCTCGCCTTCCTCGCCGAATGGCCGACCGTGCTGATCTGGGGCGTCTTCGCACTGCTGACGGCGCTGGGCGGCGCGCTGAAGCCGGATCTGATCGGCGAAGCCGGCTCGCTCGTCGTGCTCGGCCTCATCTTCGTGGTAATGCTGATGGCGGTGTTCCGCGTCGTCCACCACGCCGAGTGTCTGGCGGTCATCTTCGGCGAGCCCCTCGGCACGCTGATCCTCACGCTCTCGGTGATCGGCATCGAGGTGGCGCTGATCACCGCGGTGATGCTGACGGGCGAGAACACGCCCACTCTGGCGCGCGACACGATGTTCTCGGTGTTGATGATCGTACTCAACGGTCTCGTCGGCCTCAGCCTGCTGCTCGGGGGGCTGCGGCATGGGTTGCAGGTGTTCAACCTGTCGGGCGCCAACGCCTATCTCGTGGTGCTGCTGCCGGTGGCGATCACCAGCCTGGTGCTGCCGCGCTTCACGCCGTCGGCGCCGGGCGGGGGGCTGTCCAACCTTCAGACCGTCTTTCAGATCGTCGTCTCGATCGCGCTCTACGGCATCTTCTTGCTGTACCAGACGGTGCAGAATCCCAACGTCTTCCAGCAGCCCGCCCACGACGACGACAATGCGCCCGAGCCGATGCATCACGTCCGGCCCAAGAGCACCGGCGTCCACGTTCTCGGCCTTCTGCTGACGCTGGTGCCGCTGGTGCTGATGTCGAAGAAGCTCGCGGTCTATGTGGACTTCGGCATCGCTCAGATCGGGGCGCCGGTGGCGCTGGGCGGCTTCATCGTCGCCATCATGATCCTGACGCCGGAGGGGCTGGCCGCGCTCGACGCGGCGCGCCACAATCAGCAGCAGCGGGCGGTGAACATCTGCCTGGGCTCGGCGCTCGCCACCATCGGCCTCACGGTGCCGGCGGTGCTGACCGCAGCGTGGATCGTCGACCTTCCGATCGAGCTGGGCCTGTCGTCATCGGGGGTCGTGATCCTGGCGCTGTCGCTGGCGATCAGCATCGTGACCTTCGTCGGCACGCGCACCAATGCGTTGCAGGGCGTCGTCCATCTGGCGGTCTTCCTGGCCTACGTGATCCTGATCTTCGACGGCGACTTCTGA
- a CDS encoding tetratricopeptide repeat-containing sulfotransferase family protein, with product MTAAHSIDRTLAKARRLADHGDYLAAHEIYGEVLARYPTNARARDGLTALTRPAPLGPGDKPVARTLAEIRQHLAAGDPAAALRLAEPLARRHPGLVRTQYALGCVHLARGDAAAALGPLTAAVKTQPTCTAAVANLGTALAQLGHRGEAIACLTRVTALEPCSPQAHTRLGIALAEALRLDEAHAALDAALALDPYDAAALAARARVRTRLGLYSAAVADHEAVVAADPIAARPLIDLGNTLREARRYDAAVAAYEGAVALDPRAEVAFNNMGISLGDLGRTEEAEAAFRTAIALAPRYTEAHANLATWTRYREGHPHVAEMEALLAAETDAACRMQLGFALGKAYDDIGDVDRAFAHLAAANAARRTAVAYDEGLVARRFAALRAPFEAGPLPAYVGPTDDGPVPIFVIGLPRSGSSLTEQILSAHSRVDGAGETNAFDRAVRPLLAALQAGRPVTQDILADVRGRYRALVAELPVSAPVVVDKHLANQRWAGFIAAAFPDAKIVAMARDPVATCWSIFKLYFAVEGNDYGYDLAELGRYHRLATSLQAFWDGLMPGRILTLDYETLTLQPEATTRALLAHCGLAFEPACLDFHTSGRAVATASAGQVRRSIYTGSSEAWRRYEAHLGPLIAALAAKD from the coding sequence GTGACGGCAGCCCATTCGATCGACCGGACGCTGGCAAAGGCGCGGCGCCTCGCCGACCACGGCGACTATCTCGCCGCCCACGAGATCTACGGCGAGGTGCTGGCGCGCTACCCCACCAACGCCCGCGCGCGCGACGGGCTGACGGCGCTCACCCGGCCCGCCCCGCTCGGCCCCGGCGACAAGCCGGTCGCCCGCACCCTCGCCGAGATCCGCCAGCACCTTGCGGCCGGAGACCCCGCCGCCGCGCTGCGCCTGGCCGAGCCGCTCGCCCGGCGCCACCCCGGTCTGGTGCGCACGCAATATGCGCTCGGCTGCGTGCACCTGGCGCGGGGTGACGCCGCGGCGGCGCTCGGCCCGCTGACCGCCGCGGTGAAAACGCAGCCGACCTGCACCGCCGCCGTCGCCAACCTGGGCACCGCGCTGGCCCAGCTCGGCCACCGGGGCGAGGCGATCGCCTGTCTCACCCGGGTCACCGCGCTGGAGCCGTGCTCGCCGCAGGCCCACACGCGCCTCGGCATCGCCCTCGCCGAGGCGCTGCGGCTCGACGAGGCGCACGCCGCGCTGGACGCCGCCCTCGCCCTCGACCCGTACGACGCAGCGGCCCTCGCCGCCCGCGCTCGGGTGCGCACGCGCCTCGGCCTCTATTCCGCCGCCGTGGCCGACCATGAGGCGGTGGTCGCGGCCGACCCGATCGCCGCGCGCCCGCTGATCGATCTCGGCAACACACTGCGCGAGGCGCGCCGATACGACGCCGCCGTCGCCGCCTACGAGGGCGCCGTCGCCCTCGACCCGCGCGCCGAGGTCGCCTTCAACAACATGGGAATCAGCCTGGGCGACCTGGGCCGGACCGAGGAGGCGGAGGCCGCGTTCCGCACCGCGATCGCCCTCGCGCCCCGTTACACCGAGGCGCATGCCAACCTCGCCACCTGGACGCGCTACCGCGAGGGCCACCCCCATGTCGCCGAGATGGAGGCGCTGCTGGCCGCCGAGACCGACGCGGCGTGCCGCATGCAGCTCGGCTTCGCCCTCGGCAAGGCCTACGACGACATCGGCGACGTCGACCGCGCCTTTGCCCATCTCGCCGCGGCCAATGCCGCCCGCCGCACCGCCGTCGCCTACGACGAAGGCCTCGTTGCGCGCCGGTTCGCCGCCCTGCGCGCCCCGTTCGAGGCCGGCCCGCTCCCCGCCTACGTGGGGCCGACCGACGACGGACCGGTGCCGATCTTCGTCATCGGCCTGCCGCGCTCCGGCTCCAGCCTCACGGAGCAGATCCTGAGCGCGCACAGCCGTGTCGACGGGGCGGGCGAGACCAACGCATTCGACCGCGCGGTGCGCCCGCTCCTCGCCGCGCTCCAGGCCGGCCGCCCGGTGACGCAGGATATCCTCGCCGACGTCCGCGGCCGCTACCGCGCCCTCGTCGCCGAGCTGCCGGTCAGCGCGCCGGTGGTGGTCGACAAGCACCTCGCCAACCAGCGTTGGGCGGGGTTCATCGCCGCGGCCTTCCCGGACGCGAAGATCGTCGCCATGGCGCGCGATCCGGTCGCCACCTGCTGGTCGATCTTCAAGCTCTACTTCGCGGTCGAGGGCAACGACTACGGCTACGACCTCGCCGAACTCGGCCGCTACCACCGGCTCGCCACGTCGCTCCAAGCCTTCTGGGACGGGCTCATGCCGGGCCGCATCCTGACGCTCGACTACGAGACGCTGACCCTCCAGCCCGAGGCGACGACGCGGGCGCTGCTCGCCCACTGCGGCCTCGCCTTCGAGCCCGCCTGCCTCGACTTTCACACATCGGGTCGCGCGGTGGCCACGGCGAGCGCCGGCCAGGTGCGCCGCAGCATCTACACCGGAAGCTCCGAAGCGTGGCGCCGCTACGAGGCACACCTCGGCCCGCTGATCGCCGCGCTCGCCGCGAAGGACTGA